A region from the Microcella frigidaquae genome encodes:
- a CDS encoding IS110 family transposase, which produces MRIQRTSVGLDVHARSVVGCAIDEDTGEVIRHRFGYDPAAVLEWVRSLPQPAAVTYEAGPTGFALARLFTAAGIECLVAAPSKLQRPVGERVKTDARDAMHLARLLRLGEIVAVAVPTIEQETARDLVRAREDNRGELMAARHRLSKLLLRHGIIYDGKQAWTGAHDAWLRRQRFDHPGLQAAFDADYEAVQQVRARKDRLDAIIEQMAATSNYAPVVRRLGCLRGISTLTGFGLAVEIGNWERFTGSSIGAFVGLVPSEHSSGQSRSQGSITKTGNTHARRLLVEAAWHHRKPYRPGAVMQARWAAAPSLAVSRGDDGNRRLHQKWQHFTARKKRPTIANVAIARELAGWCWSLAVMPD; this is translated from the coding sequence TTGAGAATCCAGCGTACGAGCGTCGGTCTGGACGTGCACGCCCGCAGCGTCGTGGGATGCGCGATCGACGAGGACACTGGGGAAGTGATCCGTCACCGTTTCGGCTACGACCCCGCGGCAGTGCTGGAGTGGGTGCGGAGCCTGCCGCAGCCGGCAGCGGTGACGTATGAGGCCGGGCCGACCGGGTTCGCTCTGGCCCGCTTGTTCACCGCCGCAGGCATCGAGTGCCTCGTGGCGGCGCCGTCGAAGTTGCAGCGCCCGGTCGGGGAGCGAGTCAAGACCGACGCCAGGGACGCGATGCATTTGGCAAGACTGCTGCGACTGGGAGAGATCGTCGCGGTTGCCGTGCCCACGATCGAGCAGGAAACCGCACGCGACCTGGTGCGAGCACGAGAGGACAATCGGGGTGAGCTGATGGCTGCACGGCATCGGCTCTCGAAGCTGCTGTTGCGCCACGGGATCATCTATGACGGCAAGCAGGCGTGGACCGGCGCGCATGATGCCTGGCTGCGCCGGCAAAGGTTCGACCATCCCGGACTGCAGGCCGCGTTCGATGCCGACTACGAAGCAGTGCAGCAGGTGCGCGCCCGCAAAGACCGACTCGACGCGATCATCGAGCAGATGGCCGCGACCAGCAACTACGCGCCCGTGGTGCGACGCCTGGGGTGCTTGCGCGGGATCTCGACCTTGACCGGGTTCGGCCTCGCGGTCGAGATCGGCAACTGGGAGCGCTTCACCGGATCCAGCATCGGCGCGTTCGTCGGGCTGGTGCCCTCAGAGCACTCCTCCGGACAGTCACGCTCGCAAGGCTCGATCACCAAGACCGGCAACACTCACGCCCGCCGCCTGCTGGTCGAGGCCGCCTGGCATCACCGCAAACCCTATCGGCCCGGAGCGGTGATGCAGGCCCGGTGGGCTGCCGCGCCCAGCCTCGCCGTGTCCCGCGGCGACGACGGCAACCGGCGCCTGCATCAGAAATGGCAGCACTTCACCGCACGCAAGAAGCGGCCCACGATCGCGAACGTCGCCATCGCCCGCGAGCTCGCCGGCTGGTGCTGGTCCCTGGCTGTGATGCCCGACTGA
- a CDS encoding IS256 family transposase has protein sequence MALDQSALLELLGELKLTDVNDRIRVATETLYQELIDAEAAAFIGAAPFERSPDRTTQRNGTRLRTLTTTAGELELRIPKLRQGSFFPSLLERRRRVDQALFAVVMEAYVHGVSTRKVDDLVKALGADTGISKSEVSRICSNLDEDVAAFRDRPLADSTYPYVFLDATYCKARVGRRVVSQAVVVAVGVAADGRREVLGFEVGDTESQPFWTAFLRSLKARGLGGVKLVISDAHTGLIAAIDTVFQGSSWQRCRVHFMRNVLANVPKTAGPMVASIIRTIFAQPDTEHVFTQFHEVVRMLSRSHPKIAGMLEDAQNDILAFCQFPATHWRQIWSTNPLERVNKEIKRRTDVVGTFPNPAALLRLAGHVLIEQHDEWDGADRRYFSEHSMKLLNVTEEEVAIPELAAA, from the coding sequence ATGGCTCTTGACCAGTCTGCCCTCCTCGAGCTACTCGGGGAACTGAAACTCACCGATGTGAACGACCGGATCCGGGTCGCGACCGAGACGCTCTACCAGGAGCTGATCGACGCGGAAGCAGCTGCGTTCATCGGCGCTGCCCCGTTCGAACGCTCCCCGGACCGTACGACGCAGCGCAACGGGACCCGGCTGCGGACCCTCACCACCACCGCGGGGGAGCTGGAGTTGCGGATCCCGAAGCTGCGGCAGGGATCGTTTTTCCCGTCGCTGCTGGAACGCCGCCGCCGGGTCGATCAGGCCCTGTTCGCGGTCGTGATGGAGGCGTACGTCCACGGCGTCTCCACCCGCAAGGTCGACGACCTGGTGAAGGCGCTCGGTGCCGACACCGGGATCAGCAAGTCGGAGGTGTCGCGGATCTGCAGCAACCTCGACGAGGACGTCGCGGCGTTCCGCGATCGGCCGCTCGCGGACAGCACGTACCCGTACGTGTTCCTCGACGCGACCTACTGCAAAGCCCGCGTCGGCCGGCGGGTCGTCTCCCAAGCCGTCGTCGTCGCGGTCGGTGTCGCCGCCGACGGGCGCAGGGAAGTCCTCGGCTTCGAGGTCGGGGACACCGAATCGCAACCGTTCTGGACCGCGTTCCTTCGCTCGCTGAAGGCCCGCGGGCTGGGCGGAGTGAAGCTGGTGATCTCCGACGCGCACACCGGGCTGATCGCGGCGATCGACACCGTCTTCCAAGGCTCGTCATGGCAGCGGTGTCGGGTCCACTTCATGCGCAACGTGCTTGCCAACGTCCCCAAGACCGCTGGGCCGATGGTCGCGTCGATCATCCGCACGATCTTCGCCCAGCCAGACACCGAGCACGTGTTCACCCAATTCCACGAAGTCGTCCGCATGCTCTCGAGGTCGCACCCGAAGATCGCCGGCATGCTCGAGGACGCGCAGAACGACATCCTCGCGTTCTGTCAGTTTCCCGCCACACACTGGCGGCAGATCTGGTCCACGAACCCGCTCGAGCGGGTCAACAAGGAGATCAAACGCCGCACCGACGTCGTCGGCACATTCCCCAACCCCGCCGCGTTGCTGCGCCTGGCCGGACACGTCCTGATCGAGCAACACGACGAATGGGACGGCGCTGACCGCCGCTACTTCAGCGAGCACTCCATGAAGCTCCTGAACGTCACCGAAGAGGAGGTCGCGATCCCGGAACTCGCTGCGGCATAA
- a CDS encoding DEAD/DEAH box helicase, producing MWRADRYDDHDDVEPLATATSGVNPLLPSSVRFDDPRVAPMNIAEPIWQRWRDELARVGGVSTLLHFDDDPRGRIELGTSHPGGLARFIAGSPTLLSNLVRDDLALRQARVAAERIADAGVELASVRGIDAVHLGIGLVSWHRSGVDYCAPLLLRPLRLRRRGRDVELTLTGAVRVNPALVRALAEQFQLHLDETAFVALAHDGEAFKPNPPLDRLRGLTAHLEGFTITARLVVSCFAEVGPQLVADAHDLAHPVLDALAGNTSARWAVTESATEVAPVPADRRPPETDLLLLDADAEQESVIASIAAGNSLVVKTLPGTGATQTMVNALGALVAQNKRVLVVSPRRATLRAIARRLNDIGLGGIAVTPAALRRDLIRAISRNEKAERPRVADVNDALVRLRTVLIDYRDALTAPDPDLGISVLDCIGELSRLQLLPTPPTTRARLSRAAVELLAADRREAAEAMVQAAELGQFSYGPGDSPWYGARFRTAEEAAQSQLLARRLHHELVPRLVERGRALIAATPMRPFETIAELGVAVRLLTDLRDTLDKFQPAVFDRSLSELIAATAPRRESSTMPAATRRRLKGLAKEYLRPGVSVPDLHEALVRIQQQRVLWQRFAPSGLTPSVPVGIADVAVALQQVEQDLAALDGPLGHDSRERQLAHRPLAELHALLEGLAAESDVLNNLQERTALMQRLEQWDVGPLLSDLAARHVPHDQVAAELELAWWRSALESLLQHDRALLAAAPDVLERLEADFRLVDEAHAAGSAQLLAWQLAENWSIGITDWPDEAAALRAMLRAGTITSETLQQQAPHLSRPLAPIWLASPYDVHQVSDRLAFDTVLLLDAGAITVAEATGAIRRARQVVAVGDPVTQAPAPFAIAVGERVDDADVDARHASSALFQLSELLPALSLTRSYRAGGEDLAELVNRRFYAGRIESLPWAGSFLGHPSIAVDYLADGHGMPDDDSGAIESVDVEVRRAVELVIEHATARPQESLMVVTASAKHAARVHTAVLEALVHRPDLHDVLLGDRPEPFAVLTIEQSVAQSRDRVIFSIGYGRTPHGRVLSELGSLGRPGGDRLLAVAMTRARRSLRIVSCLRPADLDDDRLTHGARALAELLSDIEARRAAVELPDDSDPMLIDLARRLEARGLTVALGHRGKLPLVASRGGYCVAVETDAALGHLSLRESLRLRPDLLRRLGWHYARVHVFELFSDPEAVADRILALVGGVPGAPAAPTAPAGAPRSAMAEQATDELSILR from the coding sequence GTGTGGCGTGCCGACCGATACGACGATCATGACGACGTCGAGCCCCTGGCGACCGCGACGAGCGGGGTCAATCCCCTCTTGCCGTCGTCGGTGCGCTTCGACGACCCGCGGGTCGCGCCCATGAACATCGCAGAGCCGATCTGGCAGCGCTGGCGCGACGAGCTCGCCCGCGTCGGCGGCGTCAGCACCCTGCTGCACTTCGACGACGACCCGCGCGGCCGCATCGAGCTCGGCACCAGCCACCCCGGCGGCCTCGCCCGCTTCATCGCCGGCAGCCCCACCCTGCTCAGCAACCTCGTGCGCGACGACCTCGCCCTGCGGCAGGCTCGCGTCGCCGCCGAGCGCATCGCCGACGCCGGCGTCGAGCTCGCCAGCGTGCGCGGCATCGACGCCGTGCACCTCGGCATCGGCCTGGTCTCGTGGCACCGCTCCGGCGTCGACTACTGCGCGCCTCTCCTGCTGCGCCCGCTGCGGCTGCGCCGTCGGGGGCGGGATGTCGAGCTGACGCTCACCGGCGCGGTGCGGGTCAACCCGGCGCTGGTGCGCGCGCTCGCCGAGCAGTTCCAGCTGCACCTCGACGAGACCGCGTTCGTCGCCCTCGCTCACGACGGCGAGGCGTTCAAGCCGAACCCGCCGCTCGACCGGCTGCGCGGCCTGACCGCCCACCTCGAGGGCTTCACGATCACCGCACGGCTCGTGGTGAGCTGCTTCGCCGAGGTCGGCCCGCAGCTCGTCGCCGACGCCCACGATCTCGCGCACCCGGTGCTCGACGCCCTCGCCGGCAACACGAGCGCCCGCTGGGCGGTGACCGAGAGTGCCACCGAGGTCGCCCCGGTGCCGGCCGATCGCCGCCCGCCCGAGACCGACCTGCTGCTGCTCGACGCCGACGCCGAGCAGGAGTCGGTGATCGCGAGCATCGCCGCCGGCAACTCGCTCGTCGTGAAGACGCTTCCCGGCACGGGCGCGACGCAGACGATGGTCAACGCGCTCGGCGCCCTCGTCGCGCAGAACAAGCGCGTGCTCGTCGTCAGCCCCCGTCGGGCCACGCTGCGCGCCATCGCCCGCCGCCTGAACGACATCGGGCTGGGTGGCATCGCCGTGACGCCGGCCGCCCTGCGCCGCGACCTGATCCGGGCGATCAGCCGCAACGAGAAGGCCGAGCGCCCGCGCGTGGCCGACGTCAACGACGCGCTCGTCCGCCTCCGCACCGTGCTCATCGACTACCGGGATGCCCTCACGGCGCCCGACCCCGACCTGGGCATCAGCGTGCTCGACTGCATCGGCGAGCTCAGCCGCCTGCAGCTGCTCCCGACCCCGCCGACGACCCGCGCCCGCCTGAGCCGCGCGGCCGTCGAGCTGCTCGCCGCCGACCGCCGCGAGGCGGCCGAGGCCATGGTGCAGGCCGCCGAGCTCGGCCAGTTCAGCTACGGCCCGGGCGACTCGCCCTGGTACGGCGCCCGCTTCCGCACCGCCGAGGAGGCCGCCCAGTCGCAGCTGCTCGCCCGCCGCCTGCACCACGAGCTCGTGCCGCGCCTGGTGGAGCGCGGGCGCGCGCTCATCGCGGCCACGCCGATGCGCCCGTTCGAGACCATCGCCGAGCTGGGCGTCGCCGTGCGTCTGCTCACCGACCTGCGCGACACGCTCGACAAGTTCCAGCCCGCCGTCTTCGACCGGTCGCTGAGCGAGCTGATCGCGGCGACCGCGCCGCGCCGCGAGTCGAGCACCATGCCCGCCGCGACCCGCCGCCGCTTGAAGGGGCTGGCGAAGGAGTATCTGCGCCCCGGGGTGAGCGTGCCCGACCTGCACGAGGCTCTGGTGCGCATCCAGCAGCAGCGGGTGCTGTGGCAGCGGTTCGCGCCCAGCGGTCTGACACCGTCGGTGCCGGTCGGCATCGCCGACGTCGCGGTCGCTCTGCAGCAGGTCGAGCAGGATCTCGCCGCCCTCGACGGTCCGCTCGGCCACGACAGCCGCGAGCGGCAGCTGGCCCACCGGCCGCTCGCCGAGCTGCACGCGCTGCTCGAGGGCCTGGCCGCCGAGAGCGACGTGCTCAACAACCTGCAGGAGCGCACGGCGCTCATGCAGCGCCTCGAGCAGTGGGATGTCGGGCCGCTCCTCAGCGACCTCGCCGCCCGCCACGTGCCCCACGACCAGGTGGCCGCCGAGCTCGAGCTCGCCTGGTGGCGCTCGGCGCTCGAGAGCCTGCTGCAGCACGACCGCGCCCTGCTCGCCGCCGCCCCCGACGTGCTCGAGCGCCTCGAGGCCGACTTCCGGCTCGTCGACGAGGCGCACGCTGCCGGCAGCGCGCAGCTGCTCGCGTGGCAGCTGGCCGAGAACTGGTCGATCGGCATCACCGACTGGCCCGACGAGGCCGCCGCCCTGCGCGCCATGCTGCGCGCGGGCACGATCACGAGCGAGACCCTGCAGCAGCAGGCGCCGCACCTGAGCCGCCCGCTGGCGCCGATCTGGCTGGCGTCGCCGTACGACGTGCACCAGGTGAGCGACCGCCTGGCCTTCGACACCGTGCTGCTGCTCGATGCCGGTGCGATCACCGTCGCCGAGGCCACCGGGGCGATCCGCCGGGCCCGCCAGGTGGTCGCCGTGGGCGACCCGGTCACGCAGGCTCCCGCGCCGTTCGCGATCGCCGTCGGCGAGCGCGTCGACGACGCCGACGTGGATGCCCGTCACGCCTCCAGCGCCCTGTTCCAGCTCAGCGAGCTGCTGCCGGCGCTGTCGCTCACACGCTCGTACCGCGCCGGTGGCGAAGACCTCGCGGAGCTCGTGAACCGCCGCTTCTACGCCGGTCGCATCGAGTCGCTGCCGTGGGCCGGGTCCTTCCTCGGGCATCCGTCGATCGCGGTCGACTACCTCGCCGACGGCCATGGCATGCCTGACGACGACTCGGGCGCCATCGAGAGCGTCGACGTCGAGGTGCGGCGGGCCGTCGAGCTCGTCATCGAGCACGCCACCGCGCGCCCGCAGGAGTCGCTCATGGTGGTCACCGCGAGCGCCAAGCACGCCGCGCGGGTGCACACCGCGGTGCTCGAGGCGCTCGTGCACCGCCCCGACCTGCACGACGTGCTGCTCGGCGACCGCCCGGAGCCGTTCGCCGTGCTCACCATCGAGCAGTCGGTGGCGCAGTCGCGCGACCGCGTCATCTTCTCGATCGGCTACGGCCGCACCCCGCACGGTCGCGTGCTCAGCGAGCTCGGCTCGCTGGGCCGACCGGGCGGCGACCGCCTGCTCGCCGTCGCGATGACCCGCGCCCGCCGCTCGCTGCGCATCGTCAGCTGCCTGCGCCCGGCCGACCTCGACGACGACCGTCTGACGCACGGTGCCCGCGCGCTCGCCGAGCTGCTCTCCGACATCGAGGCGCGGCGCGCGGCGGTCGAGCTGCCCGACGACAGCGACCCGATGCTCATCGACCTCGCCCGCCGGCTCGAAGCCCGCGGCCTCACCGTCGCGCTCGGGCACCGCGGCAAGCTGCCCCTGGTGGCGAGCCGCGGCGGCTACTGCGTCGCCGTCGAGACGGACGCCGCGCTCGGCCACCTCAGCCTGCGCGAGTCGCTGCGGCTGCGGCCCGACCTGCTGCGCCGCCTCGGCTGGCACTACGCGCGCGTTCACGTGTTCGAGCTGTTCAGCGACCCGGAGGCCGTTGCCGACCGCATCCTCGCTCTCGTCGGCGGCGTGCCGGGAGCGCCCGCTGCACCGACCGCGCCCGCGGGCGCCCCGCGCTCCGCGATGGCTGAGCAGGCGACCGACGAGCTCTCGATCCTCCGCTGA
- a CDS encoding response regulator transcription factor: MPALRVAVADDSVLLREGLVRVLQEAGVEVVGAFGDADALLAAVPALAPDAVVLDVRMPPTFRDEGVRAAIALRAAHPGVAILLLSQYVEVAYAQELLAAGTGGVGYLLKDRVVSLDEVRDALERVAAGGTVLDPEVVTQLMARRVDPLQSLTAREREVLELMAQGRTNAAIAATLFIGVGAVEKHISSIFGKLQLDEAAGDHRRVLAVLAWLQAR, encoded by the coding sequence ATGCCAGCCCTTCGCGTCGCCGTCGCCGATGATTCGGTGCTGCTGCGCGAAGGGCTGGTGCGCGTGCTGCAGGAGGCGGGGGTCGAGGTGGTCGGGGCGTTCGGCGATGCCGACGCCCTGCTCGCCGCGGTGCCCGCCCTCGCACCCGATGCGGTCGTGCTCGACGTGCGCATGCCGCCGACGTTCCGCGACGAGGGGGTGCGGGCCGCGATCGCGCTGCGAGCGGCGCATCCCGGCGTGGCGATCCTGCTGCTGTCGCAGTACGTCGAGGTCGCCTACGCGCAAGAGCTGCTCGCGGCGGGCACGGGCGGGGTCGGCTACCTGCTGAAAGATCGCGTCGTCTCGCTCGACGAGGTGCGGGATGCTCTCGAGCGGGTCGCCGCGGGCGGCACCGTTCTCGACCCCGAGGTCGTGACGCAGCTCATGGCTCGCCGCGTCGACCCGCTGCAGTCGCTGACGGCGCGCGAGCGCGAGGTGCTCGAGCTCATGGCGCAGGGCCGCACGAACGCGGCGATCGCTGCCACCCTGTTCATCGGAGTCGGCGCCGTCGAGAAGCACATCTCGTCGATCTTCGGAAAGCTGCAGCTGGACGAGGCCGCCGGCGACCACCGCCGCGTGCTCGCGGTATTGGCCTGGCTGCAGGCCCGCTGA